The Gemmatimonadales bacterium genome has a window encoding:
- a CDS encoding TatD family hydrolase, giving the protein MLVDSHCHLGDAAFDADRVEVVERARAAGVGVIIVVADTVAASDAAVAISRSGEGLAATAGIHPHQASEFEPASALELERLFSDPAVVAVGETGLDYHYDHSPRDRQREAFAWHLGQAAERGKPAIIHSREADEDTARLLSEAPAGLTGVLHCFSSGPAVLDAALARGLLVSWSGMITFRKWDAAWAVERVPDDRLLIETDAPYLAPVPYRGKRNEPGFLPATAKRLAEIRGTTPERIAELTGENARRLFKLPSREPGAVPAVRTDGTAPRSPLP; this is encoded by the coding sequence TTGCTCGTCGACTCGCACTGCCACCTCGGCGACGCCGCATTCGACGCGGATCGCGTGGAGGTGGTGGAGCGGGCGCGGGCGGCGGGTGTGGGCGTCATCATCGTGGTGGCGGATACCGTCGCAGCTTCGGATGCGGCCGTCGCGATCAGCCGGAGCGGGGAAGGGCTCGCCGCGACGGCGGGCATTCACCCTCACCAAGCCTCGGAATTCGAGCCCGCGTCAGCGCTCGAGCTGGAACGGTTGTTCAGCGATCCGGCAGTGGTCGCCGTAGGTGAGACGGGGCTGGACTACCATTACGACCACTCACCGCGGGATCGGCAACGTGAGGCGTTCGCGTGGCACCTCGGGCAGGCGGCCGAGCGCGGGAAGCCGGCGATCATCCATTCGCGCGAGGCGGACGAGGACACGGCGCGCCTCCTCTCCGAAGCGCCGGCCGGCCTGACCGGCGTGCTGCACTGCTTCAGCTCCGGCCCGGCCGTTCTGGACGCGGCGCTCGCGCGCGGCCTGTTGGTGTCCTGGAGCGGCATGATCACCTTCCGGAAGTGGGACGCGGCGTGGGCGGTCGAGCGGGTGCCGGACGACCGGCTGCTCATCGAGACCGACGCGCCCTATCTCGCGCCCGTGCCGTACCGCGGGAAGCGCAACGAGCCGGGGTTCCTGCCGGCCACGGCGAAGCGGTTGGCCGAGATCCGCGGCACGACTCCGGAGCGGATCGCCGAGCTGACGGGTGAGAACGCGAGAAGGTTGTTCAAATTGCCGAGCCGGGAGCCGGGAGCCGTACCTGCGGTGCGCACGGATGGTACCGCTCCCCGCTCCCCGCTCCCTTAA
- a CDS encoding RidA family protein, with the protein MSDLRFIATDSAPKAIGPYSQGVIANGFLYTAGQIALDPATMEVVPGGVTAQTERVMKNLDAILKAAGSSLSRVVKTTCFLATIDDFARMNEVYERWFGDHRPARSTVAVKTLPKNVLVEIDVVALV; encoded by the coding sequence GTGAGCGACCTGCGCTTCATTGCGACTGACTCGGCCCCCAAGGCCATCGGCCCGTACAGCCAGGGCGTGATCGCGAACGGCTTTCTATACACGGCGGGCCAGATCGCGCTCGACCCGGCGACCATGGAGGTCGTGCCGGGCGGCGTGACGGCACAGACCGAGCGCGTGATGAAGAACCTGGACGCGATCCTGAAGGCTGCGGGCTCGTCGCTTTCACGGGTCGTGAAGACGACGTGCTTCCTCGCGACGATAGACGACTTCGCCAGAATGAACGAGGTCTATGAGCGCTGGTTCGGCGACCACCGTCCGGCGCGCTCGACGGTGGCGGTGAAGACGCTGCCGAAGAACGTGCTGGTCGAGATCGACGTCGTAGCGCTGGTGTAG
- a CDS encoding Rrf2 family transcriptional regulator: MNLTRESEYALRGLARLATYPAGYMVPHSEIAETADLPAAFLAKIFRKLARHGVLEAERGRGSGYALRAPPAETLVREVLEAVEGPQALKRCLLWGGHCCETSRCPLHHRLEHLRSGLDAALSTFTLADLIRESPESLHLAMQE, encoded by the coding sequence GTGAATCTGACCCGGGAAAGCGAATACGCGCTGCGCGGATTGGCTCGCCTCGCGACCTATCCGGCGGGTTACATGGTCCCGCACTCCGAGATCGCCGAGACAGCGGATCTGCCCGCCGCGTTTCTGGCGAAGATCTTCCGCAAGCTGGCCCGCCATGGCGTCCTGGAGGCTGAGCGGGGTCGTGGCAGCGGATATGCGCTCCGGGCCCCGCCTGCGGAGACGCTCGTGCGCGAAGTGCTTGAGGCGGTCGAGGGTCCGCAAGCGCTGAAGCGGTGCCTGCTCTGGGGCGGCCATTGCTGCGAGACGTCGCGCTGTCCCCTCCATCATCGGCTGGAGCATCTCCGCTCGGGATTGGATGCGGCATTGAGCACATTCACGCTGGCGGACCTGATACGGGAATCACCGGAGTCACTTCACCTCGCGA
- the secF gene encoding protein translocase subunit SecF, whose amino-acid sequence MIRIFANANYDFIGLRKWAYGITAAIVIPGMLLLTVRGLNYSIEFTGGTLVQVLVKQQQSVGDLRSALVRGGVRGAEIQSFGTGQEFVIRARLASMADTTTQDEAQRTAAQVTGALTRAFGADAYTVQRVEAVGPKVGGELRQKALVAILLSFLATLVYLAFRFEFRFGVAAVVATAHDIITTMAFISYMHLEVSLVVVAALLAVVGYSLNDTIIIFDRVRENLHKYKRDDLQGILNRSINETLPRSVLTHGMTIATTLALLIFAGEVLRPFAWVMAFGIFTGTFSSIYIASPILLAIEKRWPGEGARGVKATVAPAGTPSSVPVV is encoded by the coding sequence ATGATCCGCATCTTCGCCAACGCCAACTACGATTTCATCGGCCTGCGCAAGTGGGCCTACGGGATCACCGCGGCCATCGTAATACCGGGCATGCTCCTGCTCACCGTCCGCGGGCTCAACTACAGCATCGAGTTCACGGGCGGCACGCTGGTGCAGGTCTTGGTGAAGCAACAGCAGAGCGTCGGAGACCTCCGCTCGGCGCTCGTCCGAGGCGGAGTGCGCGGCGCCGAGATCCAGAGCTTCGGGACGGGGCAGGAGTTCGTGATCCGCGCCCGGCTCGCCTCGATGGCCGACACCACGACGCAGGACGAGGCCCAGCGCACGGCCGCTCAGGTCACCGGCGCGCTCACCCGGGCATTCGGCGCCGACGCGTACACCGTGCAGCGGGTCGAGGCGGTGGGCCCCAAGGTGGGCGGCGAACTGCGGCAGAAGGCGCTGGTCGCGATCCTCCTGTCGTTCCTCGCGACCCTGGTCTATCTGGCGTTCCGGTTCGAGTTCCGGTTCGGCGTCGCCGCTGTGGTAGCCACCGCGCACGATATCATCACCACGATGGCGTTCATCTCGTACATGCACCTCGAGGTCTCGCTCGTCGTGGTCGCGGCCCTCCTGGCGGTGGTCGGCTACTCCCTGAATGACACCATCATCATCTTTGACCGGGTGCGCGAGAACCTGCACAAGTACAAGCGGGACGACCTCCAGGGGATCCTGAACCGCAGCATCAACGAGACCCTGCCGAGAAGCGTGCTCACGCATGGGATGACCATCGCGACCACGCTCGCGCTTCTCATCTTCGCGGGCGAGGTACTCCGGCCGTTCGCGTGGGTGATGGCGTTCGGCATCTTCACCGGCACTTTCTCCTCGATCTACATCGCCTCGCCCATCCTGCTGGCGATCGAGAAGCGGTGGCCGGGTGAGGGGGCCCGCGGAGTGAAGGCGACGGTCGCGCCAGCCGGGACGCCTAGCAGCGTGCCGGTCGTCTAG
- a CDS encoding formate--tetrahydrofolate ligase, producing the protein MTVPSDIAIAQAAKLRPIADVAGDLGLGDDELILYGKHKAKIALSALESRKPKGRLVLVTGITPTAAGEGKSTVSVGLAQALRRLGKNAVVCLREPSLGPVFGVKGGAAGGGYAQVVPMEDINLHFTGDFHAISSAHNLLSAMLDNHIYQGNTAHLALRRVTWPRTMDMNDRALRTVIVGVGASSSGPAREDRFVITPASEIMAILCLATSREDLEDRLARIIVGTTHERTPIRAADLKASGSMALLLKDALLPNLVQTLEGGPAFVHGGPFANIAHGCNTVVSTKLALRLGDLVITEAGFGADLGAEKFFDIKCRVAGLEPEAAVIVATVRALKMHGGADKKSLGTPDVAKVEAGFANLAKHVENVRKFGVPPIVALNRFITDSDEELARVTEMAKALGVTLALSDVWAKGGEGGLALAEAVLNVLDEKQAAFKPLYDANKPIKEKIDIVAREIYGADGVHFSATASRNIEQLEAMGLGRTPVCMAKTQYSFSDDASKLNRPTGFRITVRDVYASAGAGFVVALAGDIMTMPGLSKSPAAERIRMLPDGTIEGLF; encoded by the coding sequence ATGACCGTTCCTTCCGATATCGCCATCGCCCAAGCCGCCAAGCTGCGGCCCATCGCCGACGTCGCCGGGGACCTCGGTCTCGGCGACGATGAGCTCATCCTCTACGGCAAGCACAAGGCGAAGATCGCCCTCAGCGCGCTCGAGTCCCGGAAGCCCAAGGGCCGGCTCGTCCTCGTCACGGGCATCACGCCGACCGCCGCGGGGGAAGGGAAGTCCACCGTCTCGGTCGGGCTGGCGCAGGCGCTGCGCCGGCTGGGCAAGAACGCCGTGGTGTGCCTGCGCGAGCCGAGCCTCGGGCCGGTGTTCGGCGTGAAGGGCGGCGCCGCCGGCGGAGGGTACGCGCAGGTGGTGCCGATGGAGGACATCAACCTCCACTTCACCGGTGACTTCCACGCCATCTCCTCGGCGCACAACCTCCTCTCGGCGATGCTGGACAACCACATCTACCAGGGGAACACCGCGCATTTGGCGCTGCGCCGCGTCACGTGGCCGCGCACCATGGACATGAACGACCGCGCGCTGCGCACGGTCATCGTGGGCGTGGGCGCGTCGTCGAGCGGGCCGGCGCGCGAGGACCGCTTCGTCATCACGCCGGCCAGCGAGATCATGGCCATCCTCTGCCTGGCTACCAGCCGCGAGGACCTCGAGGACCGGCTGGCGCGCATCATCGTGGGGACCACCCACGAGCGGACGCCCATCCGCGCCGCGGACCTCAAGGCTTCGGGGTCGATGGCGCTGCTCCTCAAGGACGCACTGCTGCCGAACCTGGTGCAGACCCTCGAGGGCGGGCCCGCGTTCGTGCACGGCGGCCCGTTCGCGAACATCGCGCACGGGTGCAACACGGTGGTCTCGACCAAGCTCGCGCTCCGGCTGGGCGATCTGGTGATCACCGAAGCCGGCTTCGGCGCGGACCTGGGCGCCGAGAAGTTCTTCGACATCAAGTGCCGGGTGGCGGGACTCGAACCCGAAGCCGCGGTCATCGTCGCCACTGTGCGCGCGCTCAAGATGCACGGAGGCGCCGACAAGAAGAGCCTCGGCACTCCGGACGTCGCTAAGGTCGAAGCGGGTTTCGCCAACCTGGCCAAGCACGTCGAGAACGTGCGCAAGTTCGGGGTGCCGCCCATAGTCGCGCTCAATCGCTTCATCACCGACTCGGACGAGGAGCTTGCCCGCGTGACCGAGATGGCCAAGGCCCTCGGCGTTACGCTGGCCTTGTCGGACGTGTGGGCGAAGGGCGGTGAGGGCGGGCTCGCGCTGGCCGAGGCCGTGCTGAACGTGCTGGACGAGAAGCAGGCCGCGTTCAAGCCGCTGTACGACGCCAACAAGCCCATCAAGGAGAAGATCGACATCGTGGCCCGCGAGATCTACGGCGCCGACGGCGTCCACTTCTCCGCCACCGCGAGCCGGAACATCGAGCAACTCGAGGCGATGGGGCTGGGCCGCACGCCGGTGTGCATGGCCAAGACGCAGTATTCGTTCAGCGATGACGCGTCGAAGCTCAACCGGCCGACCGGTTTCAGGATCACGGTGCGCGACGTTTACGCGTCCGCCGGCGCTGGGTTCGTGGTCGCGCTCGCGGGAGACATAATGACCATGCCGGGGCTCTCCAAGTCGCCGGCGGCCGAGCGGATCCGCATGCTGCCCGACGGCACGATCGAGGGACTGTTCTAG